The following are encoded together in the Glycine soja cultivar W05 chromosome 5, ASM419377v2, whole genome shotgun sequence genome:
- the LOC114412516 gene encoding leucine-rich repeat receptor-like serine/threonine-protein kinase BAM1, whose product MRVLVLFFLFLHSLQAARISEYRALLSFKASSLTDDPTHALSSWNSSTPFCSWFGLTCDSRRHVTSLNLTSLSLSGTLSDDLSHLPFLSHLSLADNKFSGPIPASFSALSALRFLNLSNNVFNATFPSQLNRLANLEVLDLYNNNMTGELPLSVAAMPLLRHLHLGGNFFSGQIPPEYGTWQHLQYLALSGNELAGTIAPELGNLSSLRELYIGYYNTYSGGIPPEIGNLSNLVRLDAAYCGLSGEIPAELGKLQNLDTLFLQVNALSGSLTPELGSLKSLKSMDLSNNMLSGEVPASFAELKNLTLLNLFRNKLHGAIPEFVGELPALEVLQLWENNFTGSIPQNLGNNGRLTLVDLSSNKITGTLPPNMCYGNRLQTLITLGNYLFGPIPDSLGKCKSLNRIRMGENFLNGSIPKGLFGLPKLTQVELQDNLLTGQFPEDGSIATDLGQISLSNNQLSGSLPSTIGNFTSMQKLLLNGNEFTGRIPPQIGMLQQLSKIDFSHNKFSGPIAPEISKCKLLTFIDLSGNELSGEIPNKITSMRILNYLNLSRNHLDGSIPGNIASMQSLTSVDFSYNNFSGLVPGTGQFGYFNYTSFLGNPELCGPYLGPCKDGVANGPRQPHVKGPFSSSLKLLLVIGLLVCSILFAVAAIFKARALKKASEARAWKLTAFQRLDFTVDDVLDCLKEDNIIGKGGAGIVYKGAMPNGGNVAVKRLPAMSRGSSHDHGFNAEIQTLGRIRHRHIVRLLGFCSNHETNLLVYEYMPNGSLGEVLHGKKGGHLHWDTRYKIAVEAAKGLCYLHHDCSPLIVHRDVKSNNILLDSNFEAHVADFGLAKFLQDSGASECMSAIAGSYGYIAPEYAYTLKVDEKSDVYSFGVVLLELVTGRKPVGEFGDGVDIVQWVRKMTDSNKEGVLKVLDSRLPSVPLHEVMHVFYVAMLCVEEQAVERPTMREVVQILTELPKPPSSKHAITESSLSSSNSLGSPTTASKEPKDNQHPPQSPPPDLLSI is encoded by the exons ATGCGAGTCCTCGTCTTGTTCTTCCTTTTCCTCCACTCCCTCCAAGCAGCGCGCATCTCAGAGTACCGCGCGCTGCTCTCTTTCAAAGCCTCCTCCTTAACCGACGACCCCACCCATGCTCTCTCCTCCTGGAACTCCTCCACTCCCTTCTGCTCCTGGTTCGGCCTCACGTGCGACTCTCGCCGCCACGTGACCAGCCTCAACTTAACCTCGTTATCTCTCTCCGGCACTTTATCCGATGACCTCTCCCACCTTCCGTTCCTCTCGCACCTCTCCCTCGCCGACAATAAGTTCTCCGGCCCCATCCCCGCCTCTTTCTCCGCCCTCTCCGCCCTCCGCTTCCTCAACCTCTCCAACAACGTTTTCAACGCCACCTTCCCTTCCCAGCTCAATCGCCTCGCCAACCTTGAGGTTCTCGACCTCTACAACAACAACATGACCGGAGAACTTCCTCTCTCCGTCGCTGCCATGCCCCTCCTCCGCCACCTTCACCTCGGCGGCAACTTCTTCTCCGGCCAGATCCCTCCCGAGTACGGCACCTGGCAGCACCTCCAGTACCTCGCCCTCTCCGGCAACGAGCTCGCCGGCACCATCGCGCCCGAGCTCGGAAACCTCTCCTCCCTCCGCGAGCTCTACATCGGCTACTACAACACCTACTCCGGCGGCATCCCGCCCGAGATTGGAAACCTGTCCAACCTCGTCCGGTTAGACGCCGCCTACTGCGGCCTCTCCGGCGAGATTCCGGCGGAGCTCGGGAAGCTCCAGAATCTGGACACGCTGTTTCTTCAGGTGAATGCGCTCTCCGGCTCGCTCACCCCCGAGCTGGGGAGCCTCAAGAGCCTCAAGTCCATGGACCTCTCCAACAACATGCTCTCCGGCGAGGTTCCGGCGAGTTTTGCGGAGCTGAAGAATCTTACTCTGTTGAACCTGTTCCGGAACAAGCTCCACGGCGCGATTCCTGAGTTTGTTGGAGAGTTACCGGCCTTGGAGGTGTTGCAGCTTTGGGAGAACAACTTCACTGGGAGCATTCCTCAGAATTTGGGGAATAATGGAAGACTCACTCTCGTTGATCTTTCTTCGAACAAGATAACAGGGACGCTTCCTCCTAATATGTGTTACGGGAACCGTCTTCAGACTCTGATAACTCTCGGGAACTATCTGTTCGGTCCCATTCCTGATTCGCTTGGGAAATGCAAGTCTCTGAATAGGATTCGAATGGGAGAGAACTTTCTGAACGGTTCTATTCCGAAGGGTCTATTTGGGCTTCCGAAGCTTACCCAGGTTGAGCTTCAAGATAATCTTCTCACGGGGCAGTTTCCGGAAGATGGTTCCATTGCCACTGATCTTGGTCAGATTAGTCTCTCTAATAACCAGCTCTCTGGGTCGTTGCCATCTACCATTGGCAACTTCACTAGCATGCAGAAGCTTCTTCTTAATGGTAACGAGTTTACGGGGCGAATTCCTCCTCAGATTGGGATGTTGCAACAACTTTCTAAGATTGATTTTAGCCATAACAAGTTCTCGGGTCCCATTGCTCCTGAGATAAGTAAGTGCAAGCTTTTGACCTTCATTGATCTCAGCGGTAATGAGCTCTCTGGTGAGATTCCAAACAAGATTACTTCCATGCGGATTTTGAATTATCTCAACCTTTCAAGAAACCATCTTGATGGGTCCATTCCAGGCAACATTGCCTCTATGCAGAGTCTAACTTCTGTTGATTTTTCATACAACAATTTCTCTGGTTTGGTTCCCGGCACTGGGCAATTCGGCTACTTTAACTACACTTCTTTCTTAGGGAACCCTGAACTCTGTGGCCCTTATTTGGGTCCTTGTAAGGATGGTGTTGCCAATGGCCCTCGACAACCTCATGTTAAAGGTccattctcttcttctctgAAGCTTTTGTTGGTTATTGGGTTGCTTGTGTGCTCCATACTATTCGCAGTTGCGGCAATATTCAAAGCCCGGGCTTTGAAGAAGGCCAGTGAAGCTAGAGCATGGAAATTAACCGCATTCCAGCGTTTGGACTTCACTGTTGATGATGTTTTGGATTGCTTGAAGGAGGACAACATAATAGGGAAAGGGGGTGCTGGCATTGTGTACAAAGGGGCAATGCCGAACGGGGGTAACGTTGCTGTGAAGAGGTTACCAGCTATGAGCAGAGGATCATCCCATGATCATGGTTTCAATGCTGAGATTCAGACATTGGGGAGGATTCGACACAGACACATTGTTAGACTGCTGGGTTTCTGTTCAAACCATGAGACAAATCTCTTGGTGTATGAGTACATGCCTAATGGAAGTTTAGGTGAGGTTCTTCATGGCAAGAAAGGGGGCCACTTGCATTGGGACACTAGGTATAAGATTGCTGTGGAGGCTGCTAAGGGTCTTTGCTATCTACACCATGACTGCTCACCACTCATCGTCCATAGAGATGTTAAATCCAACAACATCCTTCTTGATTCCAATTTTGAAGCACATGTTGCTGATTTTGGGCTCGCTAAGTTCCTGCAAGATTCTGGAGCATCTGAATGCATGTCTGCTATTGCTGGTTCTTATGGATACATAGCTCCAG AGTATGCCTACACTTTGAAAGTCGATGAGAAAAGCGATGTGTACAGCTTTGGAGTGGTTCTTTTGGAGCTTGTAACAGGCAGGAAACCAGTTGGCGAGTTTGGTGATGGTGTGGACATTGTGCAATGGGTTAGAAAAATGACAGACTCAAACAAGGAAGGTGTTCTAAAAGTTCTTGATTCCAGACTTCCCTCAGTTCCACTTCATGAGGTGATGCATGTTTTCTATGTAGCCATGCTATGTGTTGAGGAACAGGCAGTGGAACGGCCTACAATGCGCGAAGTTGTTCAAATTCTGACCGAGCTTCCAAAGCCACCAAGCTCAAAACATGCAATCACAGAATCCTCTTTGTCGTCATCAAACAGTTTAGGGTCTCCAACCACGGCATCAAAGGAACCTAAAGATAATCAACATCCTCCTCAGTCGCCACCACCCGATCTACTTAGTATTTGA